In Monodelphis domestica isolate mMonDom1 chromosome 4, mMonDom1.pri, whole genome shotgun sequence, one DNA window encodes the following:
- the LOC100017532 gene encoding olfactory receptor 145-like, whose amino-acid sequence MGGEICFHFLHSSFFPILTDTSQRRMATGNDSSVTEFFLAGLTDQPELQLFLFFLFLGIYVVTVLGNLGLIILIRLNSHLHTPMYYFLFNLSFIDLCYSSVITPKMLMNFVSEKNVISYSGCMAQLYFFCFFGLSESLLLSAMAYDRCIAICNPLLYTITMSSKVCFLLVTGVYVLGFAGAMAHTGCMLRLSFCDNNIINHYMCDILPILELSCTSTYVNELVAFIVASIDIGMISSTIFTSYAFIFSNILRISSSGGRSKAFSTCSSHIVTVSLFFGSGAFMYLKPSSVGSMDQGKVSSVFYTIVVPMLNPLIYSLRNKDVKLAMRKTMRPRMIF is encoded by the coding sequence ATGGGTGgtgaaatatgttttcacttCTTACATAGCTCTTTTTTTCCTATCCTCACAGATACTTCCCAGAGAAGAATGGCCACAGGAAATGACTCCTCAGTGACAGAATTTTTTCTTGCAGGTTTAACGGATCAACCAGAGCTgcagctttttctctttttcctgttcTTAGGGATATATGTGGTCACTGTGCTGGGGAACCTTGGCTTGATTATTCTGATTAGACTGAATTCCCATCTTCACACTCCCATGTATTATTTCCTCTTCAACCTGTCCTTCATAGATCTCTGTTATTCTTCTGTCATAACCCCCAAAATGCTAATGAATTTTGtgtcagaaaaaaatgtcatctccTATTCAGGGTGCATGGCTCagttgtatttcttttgtttttttggacTTTCTGAATCCTTGCTTTTGTCAGCCATGGCCTATGATCGTTGCATTGCTATCTGTAACCCATTACTTTATACTATCACAATGTCCTCTAAGGTCTGCTTCCTATTAGTGACTGGCGTATATGTGTTGGGATTTGCTGGTGCCATGGCCCATACAGGATGCATGCTTAGACTGTCCTTTTGTGACAACAATATCATCAACCACTACATGTGTGACATACTCCCCATCTTGGAGCTTTCCTGTACTAGCACGTATGTCAATGAGTTAGTGGCTTTCATTGTTGCTAGCATTGACATTGGAATGATCAGTTCCACCATTTTCACATCTTATGCCTTCATCTTCTCCAATATCCTCCGCATTAGCTCTTCTGGGGGTAGGTCTAAAGCCTTTAGCACTTGCAGCTCCCATATAGTcactgtttctcttttctttggctCAGGAGCTTTTATGTACCTCAAACCTTCTTCTGTTGGGTCTATGGACCAGGGAAAAGTGTCCTCTGTGTTTTATACAATTGTAGTGCCTATGCTAAACCCCCTGATCTACAGTTTGAGGAATAAGGATGTCAAGCTGGCTATGAGAAAAACTATGAGACCAAGAATGATCTTCTGA